Proteins from a single region of Runella sp. SP2:
- a CDS encoding NAD(P)H-dependent glycerol-3-phosphate dehydrogenase, translated as MTSIAVIGGGSWATAIIKILSENNVSIRWWLRDRAAVEHIRKHHYNPDYLRDVRLSPRKVKTFTKITDALNGAEYVILAIPAAFVQEPLSALTPKHFEGKRIVSAIKGMIPQRHILVTDWVEEHFHVPIDQMCVIAGPCHAEEVALEKQSYLTIASTYEACAADFAQLMSCSFVTANPLADLYGVEYAAVMKNIVALACGISHGLGYGDNFQAVMVSNAMQEIKRFVDAVDPRERDLSASAYLGDLLVTAYSQFSRNRTFGNMIGRGYSVQSAQMEMKMIAEGYYAVNSIYEMNKQYGVEMPITEATYKILYEREAPASEIAKLKLRLR; from the coding sequence ATGACATCAATCGCCGTAATAGGTGGAGGCAGCTGGGCCACCGCTATTATTAAAATTCTTTCTGAAAATAACGTCTCAATTCGTTGGTGGCTTCGCGACCGTGCTGCCGTTGAACACATCCGAAAGCACCACTACAACCCTGATTATCTGCGCGATGTACGACTTAGTCCGCGCAAAGTGAAGACGTTTACCAAAATTACGGATGCGCTTAACGGCGCCGAATATGTAATTCTGGCCATTCCAGCCGCTTTTGTGCAAGAACCTCTGTCGGCACTGACCCCCAAACACTTTGAAGGAAAAAGAATCGTTTCGGCCATCAAGGGGATGATTCCCCAACGTCATATTTTGGTAACTGATTGGGTAGAAGAGCATTTTCACGTTCCGATTGATCAAATGTGCGTTATTGCGGGGCCTTGTCATGCCGAAGAAGTGGCTTTAGAGAAGCAATCCTATTTGACCATCGCGTCAACCTATGAAGCTTGTGCCGCTGATTTTGCCCAGCTTATGAGTTGTTCCTTCGTGACGGCGAATCCTCTCGCGGATTTGTACGGCGTAGAATATGCCGCTGTAATGAAAAATATCGTGGCGTTGGCCTGTGGAATCAGTCATGGCTTAGGCTACGGCGACAATTTTCAAGCCGTGATGGTGTCTAATGCCATGCAAGAAATCAAACGGTTTGTCGATGCCGTTGACCCACGCGAACGTGATTTGAGTGCATCGGCGTACTTGGGAGACTTACTCGTAACGGCGTACTCACAATTTAGCCGTAACCGTACCTTTGGTAACATGATCGGACGTGGTTACAGTGTGCAATCGGCTCAAATGGAGATGAAAATGATTGCTGAGGGCTATTATGCCGTCAATAGCATTTATGAAATGAATAAACAATACGGCGTAGAAATGCCGATAACAGAAGCCACGTACAAGATTTTATACGAACGAGAAGCGCCCGCTTCAGAAATAGCTAAGCTTAAACTCCGCCTCCGTTAG
- a CDS encoding FeoB-associated Cys-rich membrane protein encodes MLETILIGLLFIGAVGYVGNRIRKELSPKKSGCAKGCGCEK; translated from the coding sequence ATGCTTGAAACCATCTTGATTGGGTTGCTTTTTATCGGTGCGGTAGGATACGTCGGAAATCGAATCCGTAAAGAACTCAGTCCCAAAAAGTCGGGATGTGCCAAGGGGTGCGGCTGTGAGAAGTAG
- a CDS encoding MFS transporter, with product MKTPTSEAVSLRPLVSLPVIVAALGYFVDVYDLLVFNIVRVPSLKDMGLSPEEVSLLGGKIYNWQQAGLLVGGILWGILADKRGRLSVLFGSIIMYSLANILCGFVQSPDVYALLRFVAGVGLAGELGAGLTLVAEILPQRLRGYGSSIVASVGLLGAVVAFLTNNLFDWRTTYFVGGGLGLVLLLMRVGLLESGMFEKAKILPSKRGSMLSFFTDGPRFWKYMRCIGVGVPTYFVIGIMATYGNEFGAALGVQPDIVAGKCVMYVFIGTVIGDMFSGILSQWLQSRKKAIGVMTTMTLVGISVYLYGGIQTASSFYALCGVLGFSIGYIAMFLTATAESFGTNLRATATSTVANFVRATTLLTLPLFQTLKPSLGVITAGALVATLCFLIGYISLYFMEETFHKNLDYVE from the coding sequence ATGAAAACTCCTACTTCGGAAGCTGTTTCGCTTCGCCCTCTTGTAAGCTTACCCGTAATTGTGGCCGCTTTGGGCTATTTTGTGGATGTATATGACTTATTGGTCTTCAACATCGTACGCGTACCTAGTCTCAAAGACATGGGGCTTTCGCCCGAAGAGGTGTCACTCTTGGGCGGGAAAATCTACAATTGGCAGCAAGCAGGATTACTTGTTGGTGGAATTTTGTGGGGAATTTTGGCCGACAAACGCGGGCGTTTATCCGTTTTGTTTGGCTCGATTATCATGTATTCATTGGCCAATATTCTGTGCGGCTTTGTGCAATCGCCCGATGTCTATGCACTTTTACGTTTTGTGGCGGGCGTTGGGTTAGCGGGGGAGCTTGGGGCAGGACTTACCTTAGTCGCCGAAATTTTACCCCAACGGCTACGTGGTTATGGTTCGTCGATTGTAGCGAGCGTGGGGCTATTGGGAGCCGTTGTAGCCTTCTTGACCAATAATCTATTCGACTGGCGAACTACCTATTTTGTGGGTGGCGGCTTGGGGCTGGTATTGCTGCTGATGCGGGTAGGTTTATTAGAATCTGGCATGTTTGAAAAAGCCAAAATTTTACCATCAAAACGAGGGAGTATGTTGTCATTTTTCACCGATGGCCCACGTTTTTGGAAATATATGCGCTGCATTGGTGTGGGTGTACCTACCTATTTTGTGATTGGTATTATGGCCACTTACGGAAATGAATTTGGAGCGGCGTTGGGAGTTCAGCCCGACATTGTAGCAGGAAAATGCGTCATGTACGTGTTTATTGGAACGGTCATTGGCGATATGTTCAGTGGCATACTAAGTCAATGGCTTCAATCGCGCAAGAAAGCGATTGGCGTAATGACGACCATGACCCTCGTCGGCATCAGTGTGTATCTGTACGGCGGCATCCAAACGGCTAGTTCTTTTTATGCCCTTTGTGGTGTACTTGGCTTTTCTATTGGTTACATTGCCATGTTTCTGACCGCGACAGCCGAAAGTTTTGGCACAAACCTTAGGGCAACGGCAACTTCGACCGTTGCTAATTTTGTGCGAGCTACTACTTTATTGACTTTACCGTTGTTCCAAACGCTTAAACCTAGTTTGGGTGTCATAACGGCGGGTGCGTTGGTGGCGACGCTGTGCTTTTTGATTGGGTATATTTCTTTATACTTCATGGAAGAAACATTTCACAAAAATTTGGATTACGTTGAATAA
- a CDS encoding DUF1573 domain-containing protein, translating to MKKVTFLSVLTMFFATTLVFANVWLAAFGWVETNHNFGKIKQGKPVTAEFKFTNKGEAPLIIGKAYGSCGCTGVEYPKEPVMPGASGTIKATFNAAAAGSFNKTVTVESNAEGGAVTLNIQGEVIQ from the coding sequence ATGAAAAAAGTAACTTTTCTCTCAGTTCTAACGATGTTCTTTGCAACTACCCTCGTTTTTGCCAATGTATGGTTGGCAGCTTTTGGTTGGGTAGAGACCAATCACAACTTTGGAAAAATCAAACAAGGTAAGCCCGTGACTGCCGAATTTAAGTTTACCAACAAAGGAGAAGCTCCATTAATTATCGGAAAAGCGTATGGTTCTTGCGGTTGCACAGGGGTAGAGTATCCCAAAGAACCCGTTATGCCAGGTGCTTCTGGAACCATCAAAGCGACCTTCAATGCTGCTGCTGCGGGCTCGTTCAATAAAACAGTTACGGTAGAATCTAACGCTGAAGGCGGTGCTGTAACGCTCAATATCCAAGGTGAAGTTATCCAATAA
- a CDS encoding sensor histidine kinase KdpD yields MSRNTIRLLIILSTLSIIGVIITQIYWVRKALDMRERQFNQRAHVALQEVANDLSKLNGVMLHNNPVEQLSSNYFLVNTNSMVDPALVEHYLKNRFQQNAIVSDFEVGIYDCASNKMFYGVALSTRNDNKKPTQTANWLKSNKYPYYFGVRFPSQNISVISDLKGWIGSSLLVLLAVSFFGYALFVILRQRQLTEVQRDFINNMTHELQTPIATIRIAADVLNTPAIKDQPERLKKYTSIVKEEALRLQNQVETVLNMAKAEKNSLPLTIEWLDVHQIISSLANKYEINLTLHLNATEPYIHADRLHLSNAISNLIDNAFKYTPQNPDIHLETATQNGNLTITVRDNGIGIAAEHHRKVFDKFYRVSTGNIHNVKGFGIGLSYVQQIVKAHHWKLDLKSELGKGSEFKIKIPLKKG; encoded by the coding sequence ATGTCAAGAAACACGATTCGCCTTCTAATCATTTTGTCCACTCTATCCATCATCGGAGTGATCATCACTCAGATATATTGGGTGCGTAAGGCATTAGACATGCGCGAACGTCAGTTTAACCAACGCGCCCACGTAGCTTTGCAGGAAGTGGCGAATGACCTCTCGAAGCTCAACGGTGTCATGTTACACAACAATCCCGTCGAACAACTATCGTCCAATTATTTTTTGGTCAATACCAACTCGATGGTGGACCCCGCCTTGGTCGAACATTATCTCAAAAACCGCTTTCAACAAAACGCCATCGTAAGCGACTTTGAAGTGGGTATTTATGATTGTGCCAGCAACAAAATGTTTTATGGAGTGGCATTGAGTACGCGTAACGACAACAAAAAACCCACCCAAACGGCCAATTGGCTGAAATCAAACAAATACCCTTACTATTTTGGCGTACGTTTCCCTTCCCAAAACATTTCGGTAATTAGTGATTTAAAAGGTTGGATTGGCTCGTCGTTGTTGGTATTGCTAGCTGTGAGCTTTTTTGGATATGCGCTGTTCGTGATTTTGCGCCAACGTCAACTGACGGAAGTGCAACGCGATTTTATCAATAACATGACGCACGAACTACAAACGCCCATAGCCACCATTCGGATTGCGGCCGACGTGTTGAATACGCCCGCAATCAAAGACCAACCTGAGCGTTTGAAAAAATACACATCCATTGTAAAAGAAGAAGCACTCCGTCTGCAAAACCAAGTAGAAACGGTGCTAAATATGGCCAAAGCTGAAAAAAACTCCCTTCCATTAACTATTGAATGGCTCGATGTTCACCAAATTATTTCATCATTGGCCAATAAATACGAAATTAACCTGACGCTCCATCTCAACGCCACGGAACCCTATATTCACGCCGACCGTCTGCATTTGTCAAATGCCATCAGTAATTTGATTGACAATGCCTTTAAATATACGCCGCAAAACCCCGATATTCATCTGGAAACGGCTACCCAAAATGGAAATTTAACAATAACGGTGCGAGATAATGGCATTGGAATTGCCGCTGAACATCATCGAAAGGTATTTGATAAATTTTATCGGGTCTCGACGGGAAATATTCACAACGTGAAAGGTTTTGGCATTGGGCTGAGTTATGTCCAACAAATTGTGAAAGCGCACCACTGGAAACTTGATTTGAAAAGTGAGCTTGGAAAAGGGAGTGAGTTTAAAATAAAAATTCCTTTGAAGAAAGGGTAA
- a CDS encoding response regulator transcription factor, which yields MPRILYVEDDPNLGFVTKDNLELNHYEIVHCVDGQEALETFSEQQPFDMCVLDVMLPLMDGFTLAKKIREQDKHVPILFLTARALQEDKLHGLRIGGDDYLTKPFSMEELMLKIEIFLRRSQRTEVKTEKVEKTQMYVGKYVFDFDKLSLQLADKNHTLTYREAEVLRYLSSRPNEVIKREDLLKAIWGDDDYFMGRSLDVFMSRLRKYLCDDPSIKIEGIHGVGFRMRW from the coding sequence ATGCCCCGCATTTTATACGTGGAAGACGACCCGAACCTTGGTTTTGTCACAAAAGATAACCTCGAATTAAATCATTATGAAATCGTTCATTGCGTGGATGGGCAAGAAGCGCTGGAGACTTTTTCGGAGCAGCAACCGTTCGATATGTGCGTGCTGGATGTGATGCTTCCTTTGATGGACGGGTTTACGTTGGCAAAAAAAATTAGGGAACAAGACAAACATGTCCCCATTCTGTTTTTGACTGCAAGGGCTTTGCAGGAAGATAAATTGCACGGTTTACGCATTGGTGGCGATGATTACCTCACCAAGCCGTTTAGTATGGAAGAATTGATGCTTAAAATTGAGATTTTTTTGCGCCGAAGCCAACGAACGGAAGTCAAAACCGAAAAAGTGGAGAAAACTCAAATGTACGTGGGAAAATACGTTTTTGATTTTGATAAACTCTCCCTCCAACTCGCCGATAAAAACCATACCCTCACCTACCGCGAAGCCGAAGTACTAAGGTACCTCTCTAGCCGTCCCAATGAAGTTATCAAACGAGAAGACCTTCTTAAAGCCATTTGGGGCGATGATGATTACTTTATGGGACGAAGCCTCGATGTATTTATGTCGCGTTTGCGTAAATATTTATGCGATGACCCAAGCATTAAAATTGAAGGCATTCATGGAGTCGGTTTTCGGATGCGATGGTAG
- a CDS encoding NUDIX hydrolase: MIQKVSVSGIVEYEQKILLVQRSLQQEFLPGYFEFPGGKVDFGEHPEESVVRELKEETGLSVKPSHIFTCRSYLSKQGYQHNVELFYIVNMTNSISEVILSNEHQAYMWVDKDNLEMVNLPDSDPVKKILEEVLSLYQASS; encoded by the coding sequence ATGATACAGAAAGTAAGTGTTTCAGGAATTGTTGAGTATGAACAGAAAATATTGCTTGTACAGCGCTCGCTACAACAAGAATTTTTACCAGGTTATTTTGAATTTCCAGGAGGTAAAGTCGATTTTGGCGAGCACCCTGAAGAGTCAGTTGTAAGAGAGTTGAAAGAAGAAACAGGATTGTCTGTCAAACCTTCTCATATCTTTACGTGTCGTAGTTATCTTTCCAAGCAGGGTTATCAGCATAATGTTGAACTTTTTTACATTGTAAATATGACTAATTCAATTAGTGAAGTCATATTAAGTAATGAACACCAAGCATACATGTGGGTAGATAAAGATAATTTGGAAATGGTAAATTTACCTGATAGTGATCCAGTTAAAAAGATACTTGAGGAAGTGCTTAGTCTCTACCAAGCGAGTTCATAA
- a CDS encoding aminotransferase class I/II-fold pyridoxal phosphate-dependent enzyme, with protein sequence MKGPILSTPKPHFIWGKPTSSQKEKVQNYIGSDSDMSIYGDDGIYALVESKLLEYYGVEYCVLTNTGTSSLNSGYFGIGINQGDEVIVPTYTFLATVTPLLRLGAKIIFCDVDAKTGNICPVSLKKLVTPKTKAIAVTHMWGIPCDMDNIMPIIEQNGLLLLEDCSHAHFTMCKGKLTGTFGNVACFSTGARKTMTCGEGGFLLTDNPEVYVRATLLGHFEKRSKSAIERIYQQGHFKIVEKYQGFTTGFGENYRMHPYAATMLYALLENHEIINMIKKRAESLYYFISCLKQIDNVSVDGYEGDYFTGAMYGLKPQFKVSLELMPQIINELKNRNLEVKLPDTKTLHDLPVFKDFNQGQTFNGALKYLEGRVSIPTFSNGLEKDRDLIEQYCEIIDYTLKSVNR encoded by the coding sequence ATGAAAGGGCCTATTCTATCGACACCTAAACCTCATTTTATTTGGGGAAAACCAACATCTAGCCAAAAAGAAAAAGTTCAGAATTACATAGGTTCTGATAGTGATATGTCAATCTATGGCGATGATGGTATTTATGCATTAGTAGAATCCAAACTTTTAGAATATTATGGTGTAGAATATTGTGTTTTAACTAACACAGGCACTAGTTCTTTAAATTCTGGATATTTTGGTATTGGTATTAATCAAGGTGACGAAGTTATAGTACCGACCTACACGTTTTTAGCAACAGTTACCCCTCTTTTACGTCTGGGTGCTAAGATTATTTTTTGTGATGTAGATGCAAAAACAGGTAATATATGTCCTGTTTCTCTAAAAAAGCTTGTTACTCCAAAAACAAAGGCGATTGCCGTTACTCATATGTGGGGAATTCCGTGCGATATGGATAACATTATGCCGATTATTGAACAAAATGGATTACTTTTACTTGAGGATTGTTCACATGCACATTTCACCATGTGTAAAGGCAAATTAACTGGAACATTTGGGAATGTAGCGTGTTTTAGTACAGGGGCACGGAAAACTATGACTTGTGGAGAGGGAGGTTTTCTCCTCACTGATAATCCAGAAGTGTATGTTCGGGCAACCCTTTTGGGGCACTTTGAAAAGCGTTCTAAGTCGGCAATTGAGCGAATTTATCAGCAAGGACATTTTAAAATTGTAGAAAAGTACCAAGGTTTTACAACAGGGTTTGGAGAAAATTACAGAATGCATCCTTATGCTGCTACAATGCTCTATGCACTTCTGGAAAATCATGAAATTATTAATATGATAAAAAAAAGGGCAGAGTCTCTATATTATTTTATTAGTTGTCTAAAGCAAATTGATAACGTTTCAGTTGATGGATATGAAGGGGATTATTTTACTGGTGCTATGTATGGTTTAAAGCCTCAATTTAAAGTTTCACTGGAATTAATGCCCCAAATAATCAATGAATTGAAAAATAGGAATTTAGAAGTAAAGTTGCCTGACACGAAGACATTACATGATTTACCTGTTTTTAAAGACTTTAATCAAGGTCAAACTTTTAATGGTGCTTTGAAATATCTTGAAGGCAGGGTTAGTATTCCTACATTTAGTAACGGATTAGAAAAAGACCGTGATTTGATTGAACAGTACTGTGAAATTATTGATTATACTCTAAAAAGCGTAAATAGATGA
- a CDS encoding Gfo/Idh/MocA family protein: MENSIIIGLIGTGKWALEAHLPILKSTNLVKQVYIFDPNFSEIVHDKKVTVCDNVDDLFNSNLDGLIISTPNEFHYKYAHKALERGIHVHIDKPISENLEDVVELINFSKQKHLIISTHTQKKYCEGVTLLKECLEKYFRKLYHVSGTVWQKQFQDFENSWRSNNTTGILMDSGFHILDTILSVLTLEHYSTPPSHIHAIANNANNKNDAFTSLHFLVSEIAVQVNAFRGVPALLGKEEYQFFGDAGFIRLIYTPIENGKIFEFQYINYEGVTVIETSKKMSQSLKSLPTKLFINALNRDKQALNSVLESTNTSLSVIEILDKVYPLINSKRKSDERAYSIDT, encoded by the coding sequence ATGGAAAATTCAATTATAATAGGCTTAATTGGCACAGGAAAATGGGCTTTGGAAGCACACCTTCCTATTCTCAAATCTACAAACCTAGTAAAACAAGTATATATTTTTGACCCAAATTTCAGTGAAATAGTTCATGATAAAAAAGTTACAGTATGTGACAATGTAGATGATTTATTTAACTCAAATTTAGATGGTTTGATAATTTCAACCCCTAATGAATTCCACTACAAATATGCACACAAAGCTTTGGAGAGGGGCATCCATGTACATATTGATAAGCCAATATCTGAAAATTTAGAGGATGTTGTTGAGCTTATCAATTTTTCAAAACAAAAACACCTCATAATTAGTACACATACACAAAAAAAGTACTGCGAAGGCGTTACATTGTTAAAGGAATGTTTAGAAAAATATTTTCGCAAGCTCTATCATGTTTCTGGTACTGTTTGGCAAAAACAGTTTCAAGATTTCGAAAATAGTTGGAGATCCAATAATACTACAGGTATACTAATGGACAGTGGGTTTCATATATTAGATACTATATTATCTGTTCTAACTTTAGAACATTACTCCACCCCTCCTTCTCATATCCATGCAATAGCAAATAACGCAAATAACAAAAATGATGCTTTTACTAGCTTACATTTTCTCGTTTCAGAAATTGCTGTGCAAGTCAATGCGTTTCGTGGAGTGCCAGCTTTACTTGGAAAAGAAGAATATCAATTCTTTGGTGATGCAGGCTTTATTCGATTAATTTATACTCCAATTGAAAATGGTAAAATTTTTGAATTCCAATACATCAACTATGAGGGTGTAACGGTAATAGAAACTTCTAAGAAAATGAGTCAGTCATTAAAATCATTACCCACAAAACTATTCATAAATGCCTTAAATAGAGACAAACAAGCCCTCAACTCTGTATTGGAAAGCACTAATACTTCTTTGAGTGTTATTGAAATTCTAGACAAGGTTTATCCGCTTATAAATTCTAAACGTAAATCAGATGAAAGGGCCTATTCTATCGACACCTAA
- a CDS encoding PfkB family carbohydrate kinase, which produces MSNYNLIGYSPLMLDVCAECKLKFQDYISLLSDYNLQIGGRLEVKTTSDFNNWIKLFTGESLDLLLKTKGYFLGGGILASFAAFSTDYQFEASLTIFDSYNCSLIKDIFYNELYTKFFNWNKLTVFEGCIICLSLHHADAPERTFIVLKNIYNTNVFKLSGQLNTLTWISIFELNDGFFFINLPEISKNKYPFIVSLGDKDLLNDKIKQLLFSLVESGCLKYLFGNADEFKKMFSKEDYEDSVFFEYMRLESASCCTMFLITNGEKGMVAIYNGSLFYEPATPNINIVNTNGAGDAAAGGFISTYLTTNDISKSLSFAREQADRVLSVNSPVL; this is translated from the coding sequence ATGTCAAATTACAATCTTATAGGTTATTCACCTTTAATGTTAGATGTATGTGCGGAATGTAAATTAAAATTCCAAGATTACATTTCCTTATTATCTGATTATAATCTTCAAATAGGTGGAAGACTTGAGGTAAAAACTACATCTGATTTTAATAATTGGATAAAATTGTTTACTGGTGAATCCTTAGATTTACTCTTAAAGACGAAGGGTTACTTTTTGGGAGGTGGAATTTTAGCATCATTTGCGGCATTTTCTACAGATTATCAATTTGAAGCTTCTTTAACTATTTTTGATAGCTATAACTGCTCTCTAATTAAAGATATATTTTACAATGAACTTTACACTAAATTTTTTAATTGGAATAAATTAACAGTTTTTGAAGGCTGTATAATTTGTTTATCATTACATCATGCAGATGCTCCTGAAAGAACTTTCATAGTACTCAAAAACATATATAATACTAATGTTTTTAAGCTTAGTGGTCAACTCAACACGCTTACATGGATTAGCATATTTGAATTAAATGATGGTTTTTTTTTCATAAACTTGCCAGAAATATCTAAAAATAAGTATCCTTTCATAGTAAGTTTAGGCGATAAAGATTTACTAAATGATAAAATAAAACAACTTTTATTTTCCTTAGTAGAATCAGGATGTCTAAAATATTTATTTGGAAATGCAGATGAGTTTAAAAAAATGTTTTCAAAAGAAGATTATGAAGACTCTGTTTTTTTTGAATATATGAGGCTAGAATCTGCTTCGTGTTGTACCATGTTTTTAATTACAAATGGAGAAAAAGGTATGGTAGCTATTTACAATGGCTCACTATTTTATGAGCCAGCTACACCTAATATAAATATTGTAAATACTAATGGAGCGGGAGATGCTGCTGCAGGTGGATTTATTTCAACTTATTTAACTACTAATGACATATCAAAGTCATTATCATTTGCACGTGAGCAGGCTGATAGAGTATTATCAGTTAACTCCCCAGTTCTTTAA
- a CDS encoding 2OG-Fe dioxygenase family protein codes for MATIYFKKIIKLAKRFPIISLFSISFLVFLFDVFFSSKSISLEALCEASRIAIMRLSENGWVEIVCSIVIYWILEEKIRNISDIPIVADDDDYKKILDQFHKETISKITIVSETMEEFLNDEKDERKFKEAIEEALKKVKSIDILLQHPDTFVFEQREKSSSQAVKPIYDRLKKNIYFLSYLIGSVGNNKNKIKVKLYRTSARIVFTQWDSQAYFSLPGSDKKNYLVKTTTPLFETFEKYYKELNESASTMLIDDYLYLTIGELTSTTNTGLTDTTKIENLYWGANLNNEDLPRFITFSSGGNQLDYFGRNEKNLNIVIVHNKISNRGQIKKIDIENDRSKYDFAQKQIQKNYPYTNLDKVNNGIYEIGYFEEQNKIALRNKNEICKNLKKYSCIFVSYNQYDILLNKKIKDYLHSTSYCFDNCLDIDEYDKKQISTDSKKNEPRKRLLSIYDLYFNPTFVLERTCIDKYFKNSYSDEKERNFTTLDTKIAQSNGEIKSHLENLDKLINYVIEDDFRSINFDKEYCQPDSKFTIYVHLIRSEVKNENPTFTTEEYDNNNNYDYQVTHLIDRKNIFGGHESIEVECKGERATTSYPFLLENPMDTIFRRTKNVDGVYNIKKHKFDSIRFDSSITEKDSNNSGYRDVLVIEFKKQ; via the coding sequence ATGGCTACTATATATTTTAAAAAAATAATAAAATTAGCTAAGAGGTTTCCAATAATATCCCTCTTCTCTATCTCTTTTTTGGTTTTTTTATTTGACGTTTTTTTTAGTAGTAAATCAATTTCTCTTGAAGCGCTTTGTGAAGCATCTAGAATAGCAATAATGAGGCTCAGTGAAAACGGTTGGGTGGAGATTGTTTGTTCAATAGTAATATATTGGATTCTAGAAGAAAAAATACGAAATATTAGCGATATACCTATAGTAGCTGATGATGATGATTACAAGAAAATACTTGATCAATTTCATAAAGAAACAATTTCAAAAATTACCATTGTAAGTGAAACAATGGAAGAATTTTTGAATGATGAAAAAGATGAAAGAAAATTTAAAGAAGCTATAGAAGAAGCTTTAAAAAAAGTAAAAAGTATCGACATACTACTGCAACATCCTGATACATTTGTTTTTGAGCAAAGAGAAAAAAGTTCATCTCAAGCAGTAAAACCCATTTATGATAGGTTGAAAAAAAATATCTACTTTCTTTCATATTTGATTGGCTCTGTCGGTAACAATAAAAACAAAATTAAGGTTAAACTATATCGAACTTCGGCAAGAATAGTATTTACACAATGGGATAGCCAAGCTTATTTTAGTTTGCCAGGAAGTGATAAAAAGAATTACTTGGTAAAAACAACGACACCCTTATTTGAGACTTTTGAAAAGTATTATAAAGAATTAAATGAATCAGCATCAACAATGCTCATTGATGATTATCTTTACTTGACGATTGGTGAATTAACAAGTACTACAAATACTGGATTAACAGATACTACAAAGATTGAAAATCTTTATTGGGGTGCAAATCTAAACAATGAAGATTTGCCAAGATTTATAACATTTAGTAGCGGTGGGAATCAGCTCGATTATTTTGGTAGAAATGAAAAAAATCTTAACATTGTCATTGTACATAACAAAATTTCTAATAGAGGTCAGATCAAAAAAATAGATATAGAAAATGATAGATCTAAATATGACTTTGCTCAAAAGCAAATCCAAAAAAATTACCCTTATACTAATCTTGATAAAGTTAATAACGGAATTTATGAAATAGGATACTTCGAAGAGCAAAACAAAATCGCCTTGCGAAATAAAAATGAAATATGTAAAAATTTGAAAAAATACTCATGTATTTTTGTTTCTTATAACCAGTACGATATTTTGTTAAACAAAAAAATAAAAGACTATTTACATAGTACTTCATATTGTTTTGATAATTGCTTAGATATTGATGAGTATGACAAAAAACAAATTTCAACTGATAGTAAAAAAAATGAACCCAGAAAAAGGCTCCTTTCGATTTACGATCTCTATTTTAATCCTACCTTTGTTTTAGAAAGAACTTGCATTGATAAATACTTTAAAAATAGTTATTCTGATGAAAAAGAACGTAATTTTACAACTTTAGATACAAAAATTGCTCAAAGCAATGGTGAAATCAAGTCGCATCTTGAAAATTTGGATAAGTTAATAAACTACGTTATAGAAGATGATTTTCGCAGTATAAATTTCGACAAGGAGTACTGTCAACCAGATTCTAAGTTTACTATTTACGTTCATTTAATTCGAAGTGAAGTTAAAAATGAAAACCCTACGTTTACAACTGAAGAATACGACAATAATAATAACTACGATTATCAAGTAACCCATCTTATTGACAGAAAAAATATTTTTGGAGGCCATGAAAGTATAGAAGTTGAGTGCAAAGGCGAAAGGGCTACCACTTCGTATCCATTTCTTTTAGAAAATCCAATGGATACCATTTTTCGTCGTACAAAGAATGTTGATGGTGTTTATAATATAAAAAAACACAAATTTGATTCAATTAGATTCGATTCAAGCATAACTGAGAAAGATTCCAATAACTCTGGGTATAGAGATGTTTTAGTTATAGAGTTTAAGAAACAATAA